One stretch of Bradyrhizobium canariense DNA includes these proteins:
- the infB gene encoding translation initiation factor IF-2, with the protein MVDTKTPGDKTLSVPTKTLTLKPRVETGTVRQSFSHGRTKQVVVEKRGKRRLGGDGPATEAPSAPEPVVAKVAAPAKPPLARPAATAPAAPRSNSGVVLRTLTEDERSARASALADAKIRDIEERRLAEEEAKRRSSKEGIEQAEREAAEARRKAEEERHRQDEEAKRKSELEAKKRFGEAEAKAAATTTTAAAATTARAPVAPVRAPGVAADGSDEDEGPRQIRRGPGGVARPVAAPKTTAKPAPQKQRGRLTLVTALNADDVRERSIASFRRRTQRLKGHASNEPKEKLTREVIIPEAINIQELANRMSERAVDVIRLLMKQGAMHKITDVIDADTAQLIAEEMGHTVKRVAASDVEEGLFDIVDDSTDTEPRSPVVTVMGHVDHGKTSLLDALRHANVVSGEAGGITQHIGAYQVKSPESGKMITFIDTPGHAAFTAMRARGAKVTDIVVLVVAADDGVMPQTVEAINHAKAAKVPMIVAINKIDKQDAKPERVRTELLQYEVQVESLGGDVVDVEVSAKNKTNLDKLLEMIALQAEILDLKTNAERPAEGTVIEAKLDRGRGPVATVLVQRGTLRVGDIIVAGAEMGRVRALISDQGETIDEAGPSVPVEVLGFNGPPEAGDRLAVVENEARARQVTSYRAHQKRENAAASISGMRGSLEQMMSQLKTSGRKEFPLVVKADVQGSLEAILGSLEKLGTDEVAARILHAGVGGISESDVTLAEGFNAAIIGFSVRANKEAAAAAKRNGIEIRYYNIIYDLVDDIKKAMSGLLAPTLRETMLGNAQILEVFNISKVGKVAGCRVTDGTVERGANVRLIRDNVVVHEGKLSTLKRFKDEVKEVAAGQECGMAFENYGDMRAGDIIECYRVETIQRSL; encoded by the coding sequence ATGGTTGATACGAAAACTCCTGGCGACAAGACACTAAGTGTCCCGACCAAGACCTTGACGCTCAAGCCGCGCGTCGAGACGGGCACCGTGCGCCAGAGCTTCAGCCATGGCCGCACCAAGCAGGTGGTGGTTGAAAAGCGTGGCAAGCGCCGCCTTGGCGGCGATGGACCCGCGACCGAGGCCCCCAGCGCGCCCGAACCGGTCGTAGCCAAGGTTGCGGCGCCCGCCAAGCCGCCGCTTGCCCGTCCTGCTGCGACGGCGCCCGCCGCGCCGCGCAGCAATTCGGGTGTGGTGCTGCGCACGCTGACCGAGGACGAGCGTTCCGCGCGCGCCAGTGCATTGGCTGACGCCAAAATCCGCGACATTGAAGAACGACGGCTCGCGGAGGAAGAAGCCAAACGCCGCAGCAGCAAGGAAGGCATCGAACAGGCCGAGCGCGAAGCCGCGGAAGCCCGCCGCAAGGCCGAGGAAGAACGCCATCGGCAGGATGAGGAAGCCAAGCGCAAGTCAGAGCTCGAAGCCAAGAAGCGTTTTGGCGAGGCTGAGGCCAAGGCCGCGGCTACCACCACCACCGCTGCCGCTGCTACCACGGCACGTGCCCCGGTTGCACCGGTGCGTGCGCCCGGCGTCGCAGCCGACGGCTCCGACGAGGATGAAGGCCCGCGTCAGATCCGTCGCGGCCCCGGCGGCGTTGCCCGTCCCGTGGCAGCTCCCAAAACCACTGCCAAGCCGGCGCCGCAAAAGCAGCGCGGCCGCCTGACCCTGGTCACGGCGCTCAACGCCGACGACGTGCGCGAGCGATCGATTGCGTCGTTCCGCCGCCGCACCCAGCGCCTGAAGGGTCATGCGTCGAACGAACCCAAGGAAAAACTCACGCGCGAAGTCATCATCCCGGAAGCCATCAACATCCAGGAACTCGCCAACCGCATGTCCGAGCGCGCGGTCGACGTGATCCGGCTGCTGATGAAGCAGGGGGCGATGCACAAGATCACCGACGTGATCGATGCCGATACCGCGCAGCTCATCGCCGAGGAAATGGGCCACACCGTCAAGCGCGTCGCCGCGTCGGACGTTGAAGAAGGCCTGTTCGACATCGTCGACGATTCGACCGATACCGAGCCGCGCTCGCCGGTCGTAACCGTGATGGGTCACGTCGACCACGGCAAGACCTCGCTGCTCGACGCACTGCGCCATGCCAACGTGGTCTCCGGTGAAGCCGGCGGCATCACCCAGCATATCGGCGCCTATCAGGTGAAGTCGCCGGAGAGCGGCAAGATGATCACCTTCATCGACACCCCCGGCCACGCCGCGTTCACCGCGATGCGCGCCCGCGGCGCCAAGGTCACCGACATCGTGGTGCTGGTGGTCGCGGCCGATGACGGCGTCATGCCGCAGACGGTGGAAGCGATCAATCACGCCAAGGCGGCCAAGGTTCCGATGATCGTGGCGATCAACAAGATCGACAAGCAGGATGCCAAGCCCGAGCGCGTGCGCACCGAACTGCTGCAGTATGAAGTGCAGGTCGAGTCACTCGGCGGCGACGTCGTCGATGTCGAGGTCTCTGCCAAGAACAAGACCAATCTCGACAAGCTGCTCGAGATGATCGCATTGCAGGCCGAAATTCTCGACCTCAAGACCAATGCGGAACGTCCCGCCGAGGGCACCGTGATCGAAGCCAAGCTCGATCGCGGCCGTGGTCCGGTCGCGACCGTGCTGGTGCAACGCGGAACGCTGCGTGTGGGCGACATCATCGTGGCCGGCGCCGAAATGGGCCGCGTCCGCGCATTGATTTCCGACCAGGGTGAAACCATCGACGAGGCCGGACCATCGGTGCCGGTCGAAGTGCTTGGTTTCAACGGACCGCCGGAAGCCGGCGATCGCCTGGCCGTGGTCGAGAACGAGGCCCGCGCCCGTCAGGTCACGAGCTATCGCGCCCACCAGAAGCGCGAGAACGCCGCCGCCAGCATTTCCGGCATGCGCGGTTCGCTTGAGCAGATGATGTCGCAGCTCAAGACTTCGGGCCGCAAGGAATTCCCGCTGGTCGTCAAGGCCGACGTGCAAGGTTCGCTCGAAGCCATCCTCGGCTCGCTGGAAAAGCTCGGCACCGACGAGGTCGCCGCACGCATCCTGCATGCCGGTGTCGGCGGCATTTCGGAATCCGACGTGACGCTGGCCGAAGGCTTCAACGCCGCCATCATCGGCTTTTCCGTGCGCGCCAATAAGGAGGCCGCCGCCGCCGCCAAGCGCAACGGCATCGAGATCCGTTACTACAACATCATCTACGATCTCGTGGACGACATCAAAAAAGCGATGTCCGGCCTGCTGGCACCGACGCTGCGCGAAACCATGCTCGGCAATGCCCAGATCCTGGAAGTGTTCAACATTTCCAAGGTCGGCAAGGTTGCAGGCTGCCGCGTCACCGACGGCACCGTGGAGCGCGGCGCCAATGTTCGCCTGATCCGCGACAACGTCGTGGTGCACGAAGGCAAGCTGTCAACGCTGAAGCGCTTCAAGGACGAAGTGAAGGAAGTGGCCGCCGGCCAGGAATGCGGCATGGCGTTCGAGAACTACGGCGACATGCGCGCCGGCGACATCATCGAGTGTTATCGCGTGGAGACGATCCAGCGCTCTCTGTAA
- a CDS encoding RNA-binding protein, which produces MLAVADLDLDNGPRTDRSATMRMCAVTRQVRPIDELIRFVVSPSGEVVPDLKRKLPGRGLWVSASRRAVAEAVRRNQFNKGFKRNLRVTATLAADTETLLVRSAIDALAMAAKAGQVVSGFSKVEGALGQRQAPIQVRALIHASDGAADGIRKLDALVRQNARINDESSEFSIVTALTSEQLDLALGRSNVIHAALLAGPASKTFLSRSQILVRYRMADDDKTAGTAARNSD; this is translated from the coding sequence ATGCTTGCTGTCGCCGACCTCGATCTCGACAACGGACCGCGGACCGATAGGTCCGCGACGATGCGGATGTGCGCGGTCACGCGGCAGGTGCGGCCGATTGACGAGCTGATCCGGTTTGTGGTTTCGCCTTCCGGCGAGGTGGTGCCGGACCTGAAACGCAAGCTTCCCGGCCGGGGCCTGTGGGTTTCGGCCTCGCGTCGGGCGGTTGCGGAAGCCGTCCGCCGTAACCAATTTAACAAAGGTTTCAAGCGCAACCTCCGCGTCACGGCGACGCTGGCGGCGGATACCGAGACCCTGCTGGTACGCAGTGCGATCGACGCGCTCGCCATGGCTGCCAAGGCGGGGCAGGTCGTATCCGGCTTCAGCAAGGTCGAGGGCGCGCTGGGCCAGCGTCAGGCCCCAATCCAGGTCCGGGCCCTGATCCACGCCTCCGACGGCGCGGCCGACGGAATCCGGAAATTGGACGCTCTTGTCAGGCAAAATGCCCGGATTAACGATGAATCGAGCGAATTTTCGATCGTCACCGCGCTGACATCGGAACAATTGGATTTGGCACTGGGCCGGTCAAATGTGATACATGCTGCGCTGCTCGCGGGCCCGGCGAGCAAAACGTTCCTGTCGCGCAGCCAGATCCTGGTCCGATACCGGATGGCTGACGATGACAAGACCGCCGGCACCGCGGCCCGAAATTCTGACTGA
- the nusA gene encoding transcription termination factor NusA: MAVSANKLELLQIADAVAREKSIDRGIVIAAMEDAIAKAARARYGSETDVHAEIDAKKGELRLSRHMLVVDVVENSSNQISLADAQRANPGAQVGDTIADTLPPLEYGRIAAQSAKQVIVQKVREAERDRQYQEFKDRIGDIVNGIVKRVEYGSVIVDLGRGEAIVRRDEMLPREVFRNGDRVRAYIFDVRRETRGPQIFLSRTHPQFMAKLFAQEVPEIYDGIVEIKAVARDPGSRAKIGVISRDSSVDPVGACVGMRGSRVQAVVNELQGEKIDIIPWSPDIATFVVNALAPAEVAKVVIDEDRERIEVVVPDTNNQLSLAIGRRGQNVRLASQLTGWDIDILTEQEESERRQADFENSTRVFMEALNVDEVVGQLLASEGFTSVEELALVDVRELAGIEGFDDETANELQTRAKEYLEQLETELENKRKELGVEDALKTVPGVTSKMLVKFGENDIKTVEDLAGCATDDLVGWTERKEGSEPTKHAGFLDGIEMSREDAEAMIMQARVIAGWITEADLKKTEPAEAPEGQPA, from the coding sequence ATGGCAGTCAGTGCCAACAAACTCGAACTGCTGCAGATCGCAGACGCGGTTGCCCGCGAGAAGTCGATCGACCGCGGTATCGTGATCGCGGCGATGGAAGATGCCATCGCCAAGGCGGCGCGGGCTCGTTACGGCAGCGAGACCGACGTTCACGCCGAGATCGACGCCAAGAAGGGCGAGCTGCGGCTGTCGCGCCACATGCTGGTGGTCGACGTGGTCGAGAATTCATCGAACCAGATCTCGCTGGCCGACGCGCAACGCGCCAATCCGGGCGCCCAGGTCGGCGACACCATCGCCGATACCCTGCCGCCGCTGGAATATGGCCGCATCGCTGCCCAATCCGCCAAGCAGGTCATCGTGCAAAAAGTGCGCGAGGCCGAACGCGACCGGCAATATCAGGAATTCAAGGACCGCATCGGCGATATCGTCAATGGCATAGTCAAGCGTGTCGAATATGGCAGCGTCATTGTCGATCTCGGCCGCGGCGAAGCCATCGTGCGCCGCGACGAGATGTTGCCGCGCGAGGTATTCCGCAACGGCGACCGTGTCCGCGCCTATATTTTCGACGTACGGCGCGAGACCCGGGGACCGCAGATTTTCCTGTCCCGCACCCACCCGCAATTCATGGCGAAGCTGTTCGCGCAGGAAGTGCCGGAAATCTATGACGGCATCGTCGAGATCAAGGCGGTCGCCCGCGATCCCGGATCGCGTGCGAAAATCGGCGTGATTTCAAGGGATTCGTCGGTGGATCCGGTCGGCGCCTGCGTCGGCATGCGCGGTTCGCGCGTGCAGGCCGTGGTCAATGAATTGCAGGGCGAGAAGATCGACATCATCCCGTGGTCGCCCGATATCGCGACCTTCGTCGTCAACGCGCTGGCGCCGGCCGAAGTCGCCAAGGTCGTGATCGACGAAGATCGCGAGCGGATCGAAGTTGTGGTTCCCGACACCAATAACCAATTATCGCTGGCGATCGGACGGCGTGGACAGAACGTGCGGCTCGCCTCGCAGCTGACCGGTTGGGACATCGACATTCTCACCGAGCAGGAAGAATCCGAGCGCCGGCAGGCCGATTTCGAAAATTCGACGCGGGTGTTCATGGAAGCGCTCAACGTCGACGAGGTCGTCGGTCAGTTGCTGGCGTCGGAAGGCTTCACTTCGGTGGAGGAATTGGCGCTGGTCGATGTCAGGGAATTGGCCGGCATCGAAGGTTTTGACGACGAAACGGCCAACGAGTTGCAGACTCGGGCCAAGGAATATCTGGAACAGCTCGAGACCGAGCTGGAAAACAAACGTAAGGAACTTGGCGTGGAAGACGCTCTGAAAACAGTGCCCGGCGTGACCTCGAAAATGCTGGTGAAATTTGGCGAGAACGACATCAAGACCGTCGAGGATCTGGCCGGTTGCGCCACCGACGATCTGGTTGGCTGGACCGAACGCAAGGAAGGCAGTGAGCCGACCAAGCATGCCGGCTTCCTCGACGGCATCGAGATGTCGCGGGAAGACGCGGAAGCCATGATCATGCAGGCGCGGGTTATCGCCGGCTGGATCACGGAGGCCGATCTCAAGAAGACCGAACCGGCCGAGGCCCCCGAAGGCCAGCCGGCGTAA
- the rimP gene encoding ribosome maturation factor RimP — translation MTDPTAVSPDVDLLAEPRLVVEPGAAARVSAVAGPVLQGMGYRLVRIKISGEAGCTVQIMAERPDGSMQIEDCEAISKALSPVLDIADPIDRAYRLEISSPGIDRPLVRRSDFERYAGHLVKIEMAVASQGRKRFRGTLQGVEGDAVRIHRDDIRAGEDADALLVMEDIADARLVLTDELIAESMRRGKAAERELRQNLGLEPPPPPHARKSDPAKSNKPKPKLKSKSGDKSAPKNTKEHRLAAERLRRGDIDPTEGD, via the coding sequence ATGACCGATCCGACCGCTGTTTCTCCGGATGTCGACCTGCTCGCCGAGCCACGGCTTGTTGTCGAGCCGGGCGCGGCGGCGCGAGTGTCGGCTGTGGCCGGCCCGGTGTTGCAGGGCATGGGCTACCGGCTGGTACGGATCAAGATATCGGGAGAGGCGGGCTGCACGGTGCAGATCATGGCCGAACGGCCCGACGGATCGATGCAGATCGAGGACTGCGAAGCGATTTCAAAGGCGCTGTCGCCGGTGCTCGACATCGCCGATCCGATTGACCGCGCCTACCGGCTGGAGATTTCTTCGCCCGGGATCGACCGGCCGCTGGTGCGCCGTTCCGATTTCGAGCGCTATGCCGGCCATCTCGTGAAGATCGAGATGGCGGTGGCCAGTCAGGGCCGCAAGCGGTTCCGCGGTACGCTTCAAGGCGTCGAGGGCGATGCGGTGCGGATACATCGTGATGACATACGCGCGGGCGAAGATGCCGATGCCTTGCTCGTGATGGAAGATATCGCGGATGCGAGACTGGTTCTGACCGACGAGCTGATCGCGGAATCGATGCGACGCGGCAAGGCCGCGGAACGCGAGCTGCGGCAGAATCTCGGGCTCGAACCGCCGCCGCCACCGCATGCGCGAAAAAGCGATCCGGCGAAAAGCAACAAACCGAAGCCGAAATTGAAGTCTAAAAGCGGCGACAAAAGCGCGCCGAAGAATACCAAGGAACACCGCCTCGCCGCAGAGAGACTGCGCAGGGGCGACATCGATCCCACTGAAGGAGACTGA
- a CDS encoding DUF2336 domain-containing protein, giving the protein MVAASLLIPGLDEIVKDGDPKRRTEAARRIAELFLLGAANFRPDHVDLFDGVLLDLVPHTELAARADLAERLSVLANAPRGLVGQLAREDEIAIAGPLLRRSPVIDEAALIEIARVKGQGHLLAMSERSTLSCDLTDVIVHRGDRDVVRRAAGNAGALFSQTGYSALIKRASHDGILTLAVGQRDDLSALQLKDLLAGSVDLVRQRLLAAAKPGRQAAIKRAMSEISDIVEPVEGGRNFAPAQRTILALHNAGELNEAALLGFAKSHKYEESIAALSAMSAVKIATLDRLISGDRYDPILIVGKTIDLEWATVRALILLRLGPSRVPSPADIEGARLNFTRLMPSTAERVVGFWQTRQSA; this is encoded by the coding sequence ATGGTAGCCGCTTCTTTGCTGATCCCCGGACTTGATGAGATCGTCAAGGACGGCGATCCCAAACGTCGAACCGAGGCAGCCCGGCGGATCGCCGAGCTGTTCCTTTTGGGAGCGGCGAATTTCCGGCCCGATCACGTCGATCTGTTCGACGGCGTCTTGCTTGATCTCGTTCCCCACACCGAGCTTGCTGCGCGCGCCGATCTCGCCGAGCGATTGTCGGTTCTCGCCAACGCGCCGCGCGGATTGGTCGGGCAGCTCGCGCGTGAGGATGAGATCGCGATCGCGGGACCGCTGTTGCGCCGGTCACCTGTCATCGACGAAGCGGCGCTGATCGAGATCGCGCGCGTCAAGGGCCAGGGGCATCTGCTGGCGATGTCCGAGCGTTCGACGCTCTCCTGCGACCTGACCGACGTCATCGTGCACCGTGGCGACCGCGACGTCGTCAGGCGTGCCGCCGGCAATGCGGGAGCGCTGTTTTCGCAAACCGGATATTCGGCGCTGATCAAGCGCGCCAGCCATGACGGTATTCTGACGCTCGCGGTCGGCCAGCGGGATGATCTTTCGGCATTACAGTTGAAAGATCTTCTGGCGGGATCGGTCGACCTCGTTCGCCAGCGCCTGCTTGCCGCGGCCAAGCCCGGGAGACAGGCCGCGATCAAGCGGGCCATGAGCGAAATTTCCGACATTGTCGAGCCGGTCGAGGGCGGCCGCAACTTCGCGCCGGCGCAACGCACCATCCTCGCGCTCCATAATGCAGGTGAGCTGAACGAAGCCGCGTTGCTGGGTTTTGCCAAGAGCCACAAATACGAGGAATCAATCGCCGCGCTTTCGGCGATGTCGGCGGTGAAGATCGCAACGCTCGATCGCCTGATCTCGGGCGATCGCTACGATCCGATCCTGATCGTGGGCAAGACGATCGACCTTGAATGGGCTACCGTGCGCGCGTTGATCCTGCTTCGGCTGGGTCCAAGCCGGGTGCCATCTCCGGCGGATATCGAGGGCGCGCGCCTGAATTTCACGCGCCTGATGCCGTCGACCGCCGAGCGCGTCGTCGGTTTCTGGCAGACCCGTCAATCGGCATGA